The following DNA comes from Amycolatopsis solani.
TCGCGAAGTCGCAGAGCGCCGGCGAACTGCCCGCCGTGGACGTCCTCTCCGGCCAGAAGGGCAGCGGCGACGAGGGCACCGCGATGCTCGAGATCATCCACGACCTCGCGCCCAACGCGGCCCTCGGCTTCGCCACCGCGTTCACCAGCGAGGCCAGCTTCGCCGCGAACATCCGCGCGCTGCGCACCACCGGCAAGTGCCAGATCATCGTCGACGACGTCTCCTACTTCGACGAGTCGCCGTTCCAGGACACGCAGGTCGCGCAGGCGGTCAACGACGTGACCGCGGCCGGCGTCCTGTACTTCTCCTCGGCCGGCAACTCGGGCAACGCGACCGACGGCACCAGCGGGTACTACGAGGGCGACTTCCGCGCGTCTTCGACGAAGATCAGCGGCGTCACCGGGACCCCGCACGACTTCGACCCGAGCAGCACCACGCAGAACTTCGACGCACTTTCGGCCGGCTCGCTCGGCAAGCCGGTGACGCTGTTCTGGTCCGACCCGTGGGGCAAGTCCGCCAACGACTACGACCTGTTCATCCTGAACTCCTCGGGCAGCGTCGTGGCCTCCAGCGAGAACGGCCAGTCCGGCTCGCAGAACCCGTACGAGATCGCTTCGGTGCCGACCACCGGTTCCGGCTACAAGGTCGCGGTCGTCAAGTACAGCGGGGCCGACCGGTTCATCGCGCTGAACGTCATCCGCGGCCGGTTCGTGGCTTCGGGCTCGCTGAAGGCCTTCAGCACCAACGGGGTCACGAACGGCCACTCGGCGGCGGCGAACGCGTTCAGCGTCGCGGCGGCGCCGGCGGGCCCGGCGTTCGGCCGTCCGCTGGAGACCGGTGACCCGGCGAACCCGGCGGGCCCGTACCCCGGTCTGTTCAGCGCGTCGAGCAAGTGGGAGCGCTTCTCCTCCGACGGCAAGCGCAAGCTCTTCTACAACGCCGACGGCACGGCGATCACCCCGGGCAACGTCTCCTCGACCGGCGGCACGACCCGGAACAAGCCGGACATCACGGCGGCGGACGGCGTGGCGACCTCGGTGACCGGCTTCCAGCCGTTCTTCGGGACGTCGGCGGCGGCCCCGCACGCGGCGGCGATCGCGGCCCTGCTGCTCTCGGGCAAGCCGACCGCGACCCCGGCGCAGATCCGCTCGGCGCTGGTGTCCTCGGCGATCGACCTGGGCGCGTCCGGCTTCGACACGGTGACCGGCTCCGGCGTGATCATGGCCGGCCCGGCGCTGGCCGCGCTGGGCGTCCAGCCGAAGTAGGCAACTCCCGCGAAGAGGGCCCGGCACGCGCCGGGCCCTCTTTCGTCATTTCGCGGTGCTCAGCAGGTGGAAGCCGAGGCCGCCGTGGGTGAACCGCTCGTGCTTGCGCAAGCTCAGCCCCGCCGCGGCCAGCGCGGTTTCGATCTCGGCGACCGGCCGGATGCGGAAGCCGTTGTCGGTCAGCATCCGCGACCGCGCCATCAGGTCCGGGTCGCCGATGCCGAGCACGAACCGCCCGCCGGGGGTGAGCACCCGCGCGACCTCGGCGAGCGCGGCGTCCAGGTCCGCGACGAAGTAGATCGTGTTCGTCGACACGATCGCGTCGACCGAAGCGTCCCCGAGGGGCAGCGCTGTCATCGAGCCCTCGTCGAGCACGAGCCGCCCGGCCGCGATCTCGTCGCGGAAGGTTCCCCGGGCCCGGTCGAGCATCGTCGCCGAGATGTCCACCCCGTGCACGCGGGCGGCGGACGGCAGCAGCAGGCCGAGGCCGAGGCCGCCGCCGAACCCGATGTCCAGTGCCGTTTCGCCGCCGGTCAGCTCGAGCGCGGCGACCGCTTTCACCACGGCCTCGCGGTTCCGGCGGTTGAGCATCGCGCCGACGACCCGGCCCCGCAGGCCGCTAGGGTGGCCGAGCTGCCGGGCGAGCCCGGCTCGGAAATTCTCGCGAAGTCCCATACGAGCAGTTTAGGAGGCGGGATGGCGAAGACGGCGGTGGTCACCGGGGCCGGATCGGGGATCGGGCGGGCGGTGGCGCGGGCCCTGCTCGAGGACGGCTGGTCCGTCGCGCTGGCCGGGCGCCGGGCCGCCGCCCTCGAGGAAACCGCCGAGGGCTTCGAGGGCGCGCTCGTCGTCCCCACCGACGTCGCCGACGAGCAGTCGGTCGATGCGCTCTTCGCGGCCGTCCGCGAGGCGTGGGGACGGCTCGACCTGCTCGTCAACAACGCCGGCATCGGCGCGGCCGGGACGATCGCCGACCTGTCCGTCGCGGACTGGAAGCGGACCGTGGACGTCAACCTGACCGGCATGTTCCTCTGCGCCCGCGAAGCCGTGCGGCTGATGAAGGACCAGGACCCCCGCGGCGGCCGGATCGTCAACAACGGCTCGATCTCCGCCCACGCGCCGCGGCCCGCGAGCGTCGCCTACACGGCCACCAAGCACGCGGTCACCGGGCTCACCCGGTCGATTTCGCTGGACGGCCGCGCCTGGAACGTCGCCTGCGGCCAGATCGACATCGGCAACGCGGCGACGGAGATGACCGAACGCATGGCGGCGGGCATTCCCCAGGCGGACGGCCGGATCCTCGCGGAGCCGACGTTCGACGTCCGGCACGTCGCCGACGCGGTGCGGTACATGGCGGGGCTGCCGCTGGACGCGAACGTCCAGTTCCTCACCGTCACGGCGACGACGATGCCGTTCATCGGCCGCGGCTAGGGCTCCTGCGTTCAGGTGAAGTAGCACCCCGGGGGTCGACGGCCCGCACCCCGCTTGGTACACCGGAAATCCGTCGACCAGGGGTTCGCCGTGCCCGCTCAATGGACCTATGCCGCCGCGGTGGCCGCGACTTTCGCGCTCGCCGGTTTTCTGGCCAAGCAATTCCTCGGCGAAGGCGCGAAACACCTCGGACAGCGTTTCTGGCCCGCCGTGTTCCGCAGCCGGCGCCGGACGCTGACCAGGCGCGAACTGCGGCGGTACACCGCCGGCGTGAAGAAGACCTGCGACAGCCACGCGCTCGGCTTCCTGGCGACCAGCAAGGTCACGGTCAGCGAGGTCTACGTCCCGCTCCAGAGCGAGGTGGACGGCCGCCGCGAAGACATCTACGGGAGCATCCGGCACCGGACCCGGACGGTCGTCCTCGGCCCGGCGGGCGCGGGAAAGTCGATGCTGCTGAAGTACTCCATGGTGAAGTGGGCCGACCGGCCCGCCGACTTCGCGCGCGTCCCCGTGTTCGTCGAACTGTTCCGCCGCAACCGCGGCGCGGACAGCCCGCGGGACCTCGTCGCGGGCGCGCTCGGCCGGTGCGGGGTGAAGAAACCGGAGCGGTTCCTGGATCGCGCGCTGGCGGACGGCCTGCTGAGCGTGTTCTTCGACGGCCTCGACGAAATCGTGACCGACCGCCGGGCCGAAGTCACGCAAGAACTCAAGGAGTTCGCCGAGAAGTGGCCCGGCTGCCAGATCGTCGTCACCTGCCGGGAGGCGGTTTACGATTACGAACTGCGACCGGATTTCGACCACGAGGTCCGGGTGGCCGGTTTCGACGACGCCGCCATCCGCCGGTTCCTGAGGCTGTGGTTCACCTCGAAACGGGCCGAGCGCGACGCGCGGTACGAGGTCGAGCGGATGATGGCCGGGTTGCGGGCGAGCCCGCCCGTCCTGCTGCTGGCCCGGACCCCGCTGCTGCTCACGATGATCGCCTCGCTGCACGACGCGGATCCCGGGGTCGGGCCGGTGCTGCCGGGCTCGCGCGCCGAGTTCTACGAAATGGCCGTGCAGCACCTGCTGCGCCGGGACTCCGAGCTGGGACGCACGCGCGGCCTGGCCACCTACAAGGCCGGCCACAAGGCGATGGCCCTGCGGTCCATCGCGCTCCAGGCCCAGGGCGCCATGGCGCCGGGCACCGATCGCCGGACCGTGTCGGAAGCCGAGTTGCTCGCGAACATCACCCGGGTGCTCGCCCGGTTCAACCTGGACGCGGCGCACGCCGCCGCGTTGCTCGAGGAGATCGTCGACCGCAGCGGTCTGCTGGTGCGCGTGGACGAAGGGAACCTGCTCTACGAATTCCCGCACCTGACGCTCCAGGAGTACCTGGCCGCGATGGAACTCGCGGACAGCCCCGAGCGGCTGCTGGCGCTGTACGAGGAGAACCCCGGCCGCTGGCGCGAGACGGTCAAGCTCTGGTGCGGTGGCGCCCACCGCGACTGCACGCCGGTCGTGGCGAAGATCTTCGACGGCGACGAACGCGGCAAGCTCCTGGCCCTCGAATGCCTGGCCGAGGCGCGGCAGATCGACGAGGCACTGGCCGAGTCGGTGCTCCGGCACTTCGAGACGGCGCTTCGCGGCGCCGCCACCGGCGACACCCCCGGCACGGTCGCGCTGGGAGCGGTCGCGGCCGACCCGGGACCGCGCGGGAAGGCGCTGCTCAGGCGCCTGACCCAGGCCGCGCTGCAGCGGCAGGGGTTCGCGATCCACGCGCTGGCCGCGACGCGGCTGCGGGGGGCGGTCGAGACGCTGAGCGATCTGGCGACGTGGGTCCCCGCCGCGCGAGTGGCCCTGCGGGCGACCGGGGAGCTCGCGATCCCGGTGCTCGCCGAACGCGCGAAAACGGGATCGCTCGAAGCCGTCGACGACATCGCCGCGATCGGGACGGCCTCGGCCGGCCTGGCACTGGCCGGGCTGCTGTGGGACGAAAGCGATGTCGCCGTGCGGGCCGCGTGGCGCCTGGCCGTGCTGGTGCGCAGCCCGGACGTCGAGGACGAACTGCTTCGCGCCGAGGCCGGGAACCCGGCGAGCCGGCGGCACGACTGGCTGTGGGTGCCGTTCGCCCCCGGCCGCGCCGGGCGGCTCACCGAGGTCATGGGCCGGGTCGGCTACCTGATCGACGATCGGCTCGCGACGAGGATGCCGGACGACGGCGCCGGGGTCGACCCGCGGCTCGCCATGCCGATCGGGGTGCTGGGCGCGTCCCGGCAGTACGACCGGACGAAGCTGACGAGGCTCGATCTCGACCTCGAGCGCGCCGCCCGGTCGCTCGGCATCCCGGTCCGGGAGTACCTGCGGAACGACGATCTGCTGGTGGCGATCCACCGGGCGGACCCCGCGCGGTCGCGCCGGCTCGCGCAGCTCCTCTTCGCACGGGCCGGCGTGGGCATCGGCTACCGGAACCTGCTCGACACGCTGCCCGCCGCCGTCCTGGTGCGGCTGGTGGTCAGGCTGTCCGCGCCCGGGTTCCGCGCCGACGAAACCCAGTGGCAGACCTTCGACCACGACCCGAAGGCACCGGTCGTCCTCCGGCCGGTGGCGCTCTTCGCCATGGTGGCCTCGCTGCTGGGGCCGTACCTGCTGGGCGCCGTGCGGGCGACGGGAAGCGCGACCGGCTGGTGGCCGTGGACGGCGCCGTGGATCGGGTGGGCCACGTCGGTCGCGGCCCTGGGGTTCCTGCTCTTCCTCCTCGTCAGCTTCTCGACCACCACGTTCCGCTGGCTCGCCGCGACGGTCGCGGAACTCCTGCCGGCGCTGGACGTCCAGCGGGTGGCCCTCGCCTGGGGCGGTTTCTTCCTCGTCCTTTCGCTGCCCGGTGTGGTGGCGTACGCGGTGACGTCGCTCCTGGACTGGATCGGGCCGACGGCGCTGGTGCCGGGAGCGCTCGTCGTGGCCGCGCTGACGATCTTCCTCGGGCGGCTCCTCGACCGCCGGGTGCGTGAGATCGCCAATCCGTTCCGCGACTTGCGCAGCTTCGACGAAAGCGTGCTCCGCGCCCGGTCGACGGTCATCGCCGGCCGGGAAGCGCGCTAGGGGATCACGCGCGCCTTCCGGAATTCGTCGAAGAGCCGGTAGAACATCTGCTCCGTCTCCACGTACTCGTGGAACCCCGCCCGGCGCGACTTCGACGTGTCCGCGAACACGTCGTAGTCCCAGCCGAACACGAAGTCGGCGAACGCCCACGATGAAGAAACGTCCGCGTAGGACGCCGACAACCCGTGGCGGGCGGCCATCGACGTCCACAGTGGAGCTTTGTCCGCCATGACGTCCACCAGGGACATCCGCAGTGGTGGCGCGACTTCCAGGTCGAAGTACGCCGCCAGTTTCGGCCACAGTTCGCGCCAGCGGAACAGGTCGCCGTTCGCGATGTTGAACGCGCCCTGGCGGCCCGTCGCCCAGACCGTCGCCGAGGCGAGGAGACCCGCGTCCGTCATCTCCAGGAGGCTGTCGTACGCGCCGGGCTTGCCGGGGAACCGCAGGGGCACGCCCAGTTCCTTCGAGATGGACGCGTACACCGCGATCACCAGCGCGAGGTTCATCGGGTTGCCCAGTGCCGTGCCGCCGACCACCGAGGGGCGGATCGCCGACCACGTCCACGATCCCGCGCGCCGCTCGAGGAACTGCTGCTGGTCGACGTTAAACTCCGGCGGCAGGTGTCCCGCGTCGGTCTCGCGCGCCGGGGTTTTGAACGGGCCGAGGTGGGCGCCGTAGACCTTGTAGCCCTGCATCATGCTGACGTGCTCGAGGCCGGGCGCGGCCGCAACCGCTGCGTCGACGAAGTTGGTCAGCATCGCCAGGTTCGGCGGGACCAGCTCGGCCCACGTCGGTTTGTCCTGGTAGGCGGCGTAGAACAGGTGCGTCGTGCCGTCCAGTCCGCTCAGTTTCGCCCGCGTGTCGGCGGCGTCGAGGAGGTCGACGGCTATCGAGCCTGGGCCGCCCCGGCGGGAGAGGCCGGTGACGTCCCAGCCGCCGTCGGCTCGCAGGTGCTCGACGAGGTTCCGGCCGATGATCCCGTTGGCCCCGGCGACGAGTGCTGTCTTGCGCTTCATGACTCTCAGCCTGGTCAGCCTGTTGTGATAAGTCCAAGGCTTACTTGTCACCAAGTCGATAAGCTCAGTTCATGACAAGCCTGCGGCAGCTGGAGTACCTGGTCACGGTGGTCGACACCGGCTCGTTCACCCGCGCCGCCGAGCAACTGCACGTGACACAGCCGGCGTTGTCGCACCAGATGCGGGCCCTGGAACGCGGCCTCGGCGGGCCGCTGCTCGAACGACTGCCGCGGGCCGTCCGGCTCACGCCGATGGGCCGCGCGATGCTCCCGCACGCGCGGGCGGCGCTGGCCGACGCCGAGCGCGCGCGGTGCGCGGCCCGGCTCGCCTCCGGGACGACGGCGGGCGAGCTGCAGGTCGCGACGGTGTACTCGGTGAGCCTCGGCGTGCTGCCGCCCGCGCTGCGCGTGTGGCGGCGCGACCGGCCCGAGGTCGACGTCCGGCTGATCGAGTTCCGGCACGCCGACGAGCTGCGCGAAGCGATGGCGGCGGGCGAGGCCGACGTGGCGCTCGGCCCGCGGCCGGGCGACTGGACCGGGCCGGTGCGGGAGCTGGGCGTCGAGGAGTTCGTCGTGGTACTGCCCGCCGACGGCGCTTCGGAGGACGACGAGACGGGCGTGGTCGACCTGGCGACGCTGGCGGACTGCGCGTGGGTGCACTACGCGCCGGGCAACGGCCTGGCGGAGCTGGTCGACGCGACCTGCGCGGCAGCGGGTTTCCGCCCCCGCGCGGCGGTCCGCACCGAGCAGACGGCGGCGGCCCCGATCCTGGCCGCAGCCGGCCTCGGCCCGGCGTTGGTCCCGGCGAACGTCCTGCCCGCCCGTTTCGACGGCCGGGTGCTGCGCCCGAGCGTGCCGGTCCAGCGGCCGCTGGTCGCGTACACACGCGCGGCCCCGGACCCGCTGACCAGCGCGTTCATCGAAACCCTGGCCGAGCACGCGACGGTCTAGTCCCGGTGCCAGTGGTCGTGAGTGTTTAGGACGGTTAGAACCGTCCTAAACACTCACGACCAGCCGGCCACCCACTTGCGCTACGAGGCCACTTCGATACGGGCCTAGAGGCGGGTGCGCCACGGGTGGTCCGGGGGCAGGGCGGTCGCGAGCCAGCGTCGCTGGGTGGCGTCGAGCACCGGCAGCGCCGCGGTGAAGTCCTGCTCGTCCTTCGGGCGGGTGCCGCGGGACTTGGCGTACAGCTGCACTTCCGGGGCCAGATAGGGGATTCCGGCCGGGCGGGTCGGCCGCCCACCACTCCCACGACGGCAGC
Coding sequences within:
- a CDS encoding NACHT domain-containing protein, which codes for MAATFALAGFLAKQFLGEGAKHLGQRFWPAVFRSRRRTLTRRELRRYTAGVKKTCDSHALGFLATSKVTVSEVYVPLQSEVDGRREDIYGSIRHRTRTVVLGPAGAGKSMLLKYSMVKWADRPADFARVPVFVELFRRNRGADSPRDLVAGALGRCGVKKPERFLDRALADGLLSVFFDGLDEIVTDRRAEVTQELKEFAEKWPGCQIVVTCREAVYDYELRPDFDHEVRVAGFDDAAIRRFLRLWFTSKRAERDARYEVERMMAGLRASPPVLLLARTPLLLTMIASLHDADPGVGPVLPGSRAEFYEMAVQHLLRRDSELGRTRGLATYKAGHKAMALRSIALQAQGAMAPGTDRRTVSEAELLANITRVLARFNLDAAHAAALLEEIVDRSGLLVRVDEGNLLYEFPHLTLQEYLAAMELADSPERLLALYEENPGRWRETVKLWCGGAHRDCTPVVAKIFDGDERGKLLALECLAEARQIDEALAESVLRHFETALRGAATGDTPGTVALGAVAADPGPRGKALLRRLTQAALQRQGFAIHALAATRLRGAVETLSDLATWVPAARVALRATGELAIPVLAERAKTGSLEAVDDIAAIGTASAGLALAGLLWDESDVAVRAAWRLAVLVRSPDVEDELLRAEAGNPASRRHDWLWVPFAPGRAGRLTEVMGRVGYLIDDRLATRMPDDGAGVDPRLAMPIGVLGASRQYDRTKLTRLDLDLERAARSLGIPVREYLRNDDLLVAIHRADPARSRRLAQLLFARAGVGIGYRNLLDTLPAAVLVRLVVRLSAPGFRADETQWQTFDHDPKAPVVLRPVALFAMVASLLGPYLLGAVRATGSATGWWPWTAPWIGWATSVAALGFLLFLLVSFSTTTFRWLAATVAELLPALDVQRVALAWGGFFLVLSLPGVVAYAVTSLLDWIGPTALVPGALVVAALTIFLGRLLDRRVREIANPFRDLRSFDESVLRARSTVIAGREAR
- a CDS encoding SDR family oxidoreductase, which translates into the protein MAKTAVVTGAGSGIGRAVARALLEDGWSVALAGRRAAALEETAEGFEGALVVPTDVADEQSVDALFAAVREAWGRLDLLVNNAGIGAAGTIADLSVADWKRTVDVNLTGMFLCAREAVRLMKDQDPRGGRIVNNGSISAHAPRPASVAYTATKHAVTGLTRSISLDGRAWNVACGQIDIGNAATEMTERMAAGIPQADGRILAEPTFDVRHVADAVRYMAGLPLDANVQFLTVTATTMPFIGRG
- a CDS encoding class I SAM-dependent methyltransferase; translation: MGLRENFRAGLARQLGHPSGLRGRVVGAMLNRRNREAVVKAVAALELTGGETALDIGFGGGLGLGLLLPSAARVHGVDISATMLDRARGTFRDEIAAGRLVLDEGSMTALPLGDASVDAIVSTNTIYFVADLDAALAEVARVLTPGGRFVLGIGDPDLMARSRMLTDNGFRIRPVAEIETALAAAGLSLRKHERFTHGGLGFHLLSTAK
- a CDS encoding LysR family transcriptional regulator — encoded protein: MTSLRQLEYLVTVVDTGSFTRAAEQLHVTQPALSHQMRALERGLGGPLLERLPRAVRLTPMGRAMLPHARAALADAERARCAARLASGTTAGELQVATVYSVSLGVLPPALRVWRRDRPEVDVRLIEFRHADELREAMAAGEADVALGPRPGDWTGPVRELGVEEFVVVLPADGASEDDETGVVDLATLADCAWVHYAPGNGLAELVDATCAAAGFRPRAAVRTEQTAAAPILAAAGLGPALVPANVLPARFDGRVLRPSVPVQRPLVAYTRAAPDPLTSAFIETLAEHATV
- a CDS encoding S8 family serine peptidase yields the protein MVRFSRVAAHAVPLTVGALLLTTGVSAAQPSTVDAAAARTEAGISALQSIKKSLSPAERKQSSQLVVEKRLRADRSLAAKLPDYRSGVGVSGAGTVAVDIAASGKAVANAVRAAGGTVRYTAPDGAVRADLPLSAVDAIAGRADVAEVKPAAQATTWSEPGNRDLRQAVAAQAAAATQVSEGDKAHGADAARTTYGVSGSGIKVCVLSDGVDSLAKSQSAGELPAVDVLSGQKGSGDEGTAMLEIIHDLAPNAALGFATAFTSEASFAANIRALRTTGKCQIIVDDVSYFDESPFQDTQVAQAVNDVTAAGVLYFSSAGNSGNATDGTSGYYEGDFRASSTKISGVTGTPHDFDPSSTTQNFDALSAGSLGKPVTLFWSDPWGKSANDYDLFILNSSGSVVASSENGQSGSQNPYEIASVPTTGSGYKVAVVKYSGADRFIALNVIRGRFVASGSLKAFSTNGVTNGHSAAANAFSVAAAPAGPAFGRPLETGDPANPAGPYPGLFSASSKWERFSSDGKRKLFYNADGTAITPGNVSSTGGTTRNKPDITAADGVATSVTGFQPFFGTSAAAPHAAAIAALLLSGKPTATPAQIRSALVSSAIDLGASGFDTVTGSGVIMAGPALAALGVQPK
- a CDS encoding SDR family oxidoreductase codes for the protein MKRKTALVAGANGIIGRNLVEHLRADGGWDVTGLSRRGGPGSIAVDLLDAADTRAKLSGLDGTTHLFYAAYQDKPTWAELVPPNLAMLTNFVDAAVAAAPGLEHVSMMQGYKVYGAHLGPFKTPARETDAGHLPPEFNVDQQQFLERRAGSWTWSAIRPSVVGGTALGNPMNLALVIAVYASISKELGVPLRFPGKPGAYDSLLEMTDAGLLASATVWATGRQGAFNIANGDLFRWRELWPKLAAYFDLEVAPPLRMSLVDVMADKAPLWTSMAARHGLSASYADVSSSWAFADFVFGWDYDVFADTSKSRRAGFHEYVETEQMFYRLFDEFRKARVIP